The Thermodesulfovibrio sp. 3462-1 genome contains the following window.
TCCTTTTTGCGAACATAGATATGCTTTAAGCGAAGTTCTTCATCTTTGCAGTGATGTCTTAGAAAGAATTTCTCAGGGAGATCCATCACAAAAAATAGATTTAGAGTTTGAGCGTTATGCTGTTCAGAGATTGATTAATTCTATAAATAAAGTTTCAGAAGAAGTTTCTGCTATGATTTCCCTTACTCATGAGCTTGCAATTGGAATATGTGAGCATTTTGATGTTTTAAAAAGACTATATGAAGGAGACTTCACAGCAACTACTTCAGAGGACTATCAAATAGAAATTTTAAGAATGCTCGGACATCTGATAAATAAACAGAGAGACAGATTTGTTGAATACATAAATAAAATTAAAGAGCAATATGAAGAAATTTTGCAGCTCTATGAACAGGAAAGAACTATCCTTTCATCAATTGGGGTTGCAATTATAGTTGTTGAAGAAGACATGACAATTGAATACACAAATTCTGAGTTTGAGGCTTTAACAGGATACAAAAAAGAAGAAATTGAAGGTAAGATGAAGTGGACAGAATTTTTCTCTGAAGAGATGCTTGACAAAATGATAGAGTATCACAAACTAAGAAGAATTTCTCCATCTCTTGCTCCAAGACAGTATGAATCAAAGCTTAAGGACAGAAATGGAAAGATCAAAGATGTTCTTTTGAATGTTGGGATGGTTCCTTATACAAAAAAATCAATAGCCTCTATAATTGATATTTCAGAGAGAAAAAAGATACAGCAACAACTTATTCACTCTCAAAAAATGGAGTCTTTAGGAATGCTTTCAGGAAGAGTTGCCCATGAGTTTAACAACATTCTTACTGGAATAATAGTATTTGCTGGACTTCTTTATACAAAAATTGAAGAACCACAACTTAGAAACTTTGTTGAAAAAATTATTGATGCTGGAGAAAGAGCAAGAGATTTGGCAAAGAAACTGCTTGTATTTAGCAGAAAAGAGGAATTCGGAGAGCCTCAGGAAGTAAACTTAAATAAATATCTAAAAGATTTTTCAGAGTTTGTAAAAACTATTATTGGAAAAGACATTGAGTTTAAACTTAATCTTCCAGAAGAAGAAATTTTTTATAAAATAGATCCTTCCTATCTTGAGATAATTCTTATGAATCTTGTTACAAACGCCCGTGATGCTATGCCAGAAGGAGGAGAGCTTTCAATTGGTTTAAAAGAGATCTCTGTTGATGTTGAGTATTCATATACACATCCTCTTGTGAAGCCCGGTAACTATATTGTTATTTGTGTATCAGATACAGGAATAGGAATGGATGAGCAAACAAAGCAAAGAATATTTGAACCATTTTTCACAACAAAGCCAAAGGGTAAGGGAACAGGATTAGGTCTTTCTACAGTTTTTGGACTTGTAAGGCAGTATGATGGACACATTCATGTTTACAGTGAACCTAAAAAAGGAACAACATTTAAGATATATCTGCCTGTAAAAGAAAGAAAAATGAAACATTTAATTGATAAAAATGCATTAAAAGGAACAGAGACAATTCTTGTTGTTGATGACGATGAACATACAAGAGGTTTTATTTCTTCTTTTCTTAAAGAATACGGTTACAGTGTTTATGAAGCTAAAAAAGGAGATGAGGCTTTGGAAATATTTGAAAAACATAAAGAAGAAATTGCCCTTAGCATTGTTGACCTTGTTATGCCAGGAATCTCAGGAATAGAAGTTATGAACCAGCTCAAGAAAATAAAGCCAGATGCAAAGGTTATTATAATGAGTGGACATCCTGTTCAGTTAAAAGATGTGATTACAATGGAAAAAACAATTTTTCCAGAGGAAATTTTGTTTAGAATCAGAAACATTCTTGATAAAAAGGAGTAAAGCCTATGGTCAGAAATGACAAATGGATAAAAGAAATGGCTCGCAAGGGAATGATTGAGCCCTTTGAGGAAGGTCTTGTAAGAGAAGGTGTCATATCTTATGGAGTGAGTTCCTATGGTTATGACATGAGAGTTGCTGATGAATTCAAGATTTTTACCAACATAAACAATACAGTGGTTGACCCTAAGAACTTTGATCCTAAAAGTTTTGTTGAATTTAAGGGTGATGTATGCATTATTCCACCAAACTCTTTTGCCCTTGCCCGTTCTGTTGAGTATTTTAGGATTCCAAGAGATGTGCTCGTAATATGCATTGGAAAATCAACCTATGCAAGATGCGGAATAATCGTAAATGTGACTCCTCTTGAGCCGATGTGGGAGGGTTACTTAACAATAGAGATATCAAATACCACGCCACTTCCAGCAAAAATCTATGCAAATGAAGGTATTGCTCAGCTCATATTCTTAAAAGCAGAGGAAGAATGCGAGATCTCCTATGCTGATAGAAAAGGTAAGTACCAAGCTCAACAGGGCATAGTTTTACCAAAGATATGATTGACCCATCCCGTATAATAGTTGCTCTTGATTTTTCAAAAAAAGAAGATGCCTTACGGATAGTTGATCAACTTGAAGGAGTCATTAATTTTTATAAAGTTGGACTTGAGCTTTTTCTAAGCGAAGGACATGAGATTTTAAAAATTCTTAAAAACAAAGGTAAAAAAATTTTTCTTGATCTTAAATTTCATGACATTCCAAATACGGTTTACAAAGCTGTGCAGTCTGTGCTTCAATATGAAATTGATATGCTTACAGTTCATGCTTTAGGTGGAACTGAAATGATGAAGAAAGCAGCCCTGGCTGTAAAGGAATACTCTTACAAAGAAAATATTCCGCCTCCCAAGATTTTGGCAGTTACTGTTTTAACAAGTCTTGATGAAAAGGATCTGGTTGAAGCTCTATCTTTTCCAATTTCTCGAGAATCCTTAGTTAAAAATTTAGCCTTAAAGGCAAAACAGGTAGAATTAGATGGAGTTGTTTCTGCAGTTTCTTCAGTAAAAACAATTAAGCAGGTGTGTGGACAAGGCTTTATAGTTGTAACTCCAGGAATAAGACTGAAAAATTCTAATTTTCATGATCAAAAAGTAGTTGCCACTGCTCACGAAGCCTTCTCTGAAGGTGCAGACTACATTGTGATTGGAAGAGCCATTACACACAGTAATTTTCCTCAGAGAATGATTGTTGATATGATAAACTCATGATGCTGTGTATTTGTTCAAATAGAAAAAAATTATTAAAAAAATTGTCTGATTTTTTAAATAAAGAATTTAAAGATCTTTCCATTTCTCCCATTGACAATGAAACAGTAGAAAGGATTTACAAAATTGAGCCTGACATAATTATTATTGATTTTTGCGGAAAAGCATGCTGGAAGTTATTAGAAAAAATCACCCGTGCACCTTCTATAAGAGAAATTCCTTTAATCTTGATATTTAAGAGAAAAGAAGGAAAACTTATTGAAAAATTGTGCAATTTTGAAATTTTTGATTATGTTATAGAGCCATTGTTAAAATGCGAGATTTTAATGAAAATAAATAAGGCAGAAGAAATTGTGGGACTTAAAAAAGAGTTTAAAAGTCTCTTAACAAGAGATCCATTAACAGGAGCTTATCAAAGAGGCTTTTTAATAGAAAGAATGAATGAGGAGATTCATTGGTGCAATCTTTATAAAGAGCCTTTAACTTTGGCAATGTTTGATATAGACTTTTTTAAAAAAATAAATGATACCTACGGGCATCAAACAGGTGACAAAGTTTTAATGGAGCTAATACATCTTGCTCATCAAAGTATGCCTGAAATGGCATTGATAGGAAGATATGGAGGTGACGAATTCTGCGTTGTTCTGCCAAGCACTGATGAGATGACTGCAAAGGATATCTTAGAGGCTTTTAGACAAACAGTTGAAAAAAATGATTTTTATACATTTAAGGGAGAAAAGATTAAAGTAACAATAAGCATAGGATTCACAACATATTATGCAGAACAAAGATGTTCAATTGATGAAATAATTCAAAAAGCAGATATTGCTCTTTATAAAGCAAAGCAGCAAGGAAGAAATAGAGTAATTTTTCAGGATTTTGATGTAGAATAAAAGAAAAGAGGAGGTTGAACTATGAAAGCAGTGGCTTTGGTATTAGCAGCATTGATGCTTTTTACTGTTGCATAAGGAATATTCAGCCAAAACATATCTGAAGCGCTTTCAAGCATGGATCGTTTTAGAAATTTGCTCATACATCGTTATAAACAGATAGATTTTAAAAAAGTTTATGAATTTACAAAAAATCTGGAAGTTATAGGAGAGTTTAAAAAAACCGTAATAAAACTACTGGAGGCTG
Protein-coding sequences here:
- a CDS encoding GGDEF domain-containing protein, translated to MMLCICSNRKKLLKKLSDFLNKEFKDLSISPIDNETVERIYKIEPDIIIIDFCGKACWKLLEKITRAPSIREIPLILIFKRKEGKLIEKLCNFEIFDYVIEPLLKCEILMKINKAEEIVGLKKEFKSLLTRDPLTGAYQRGFLIERMNEEIHWCNLYKEPLTLAMFDIDFFKKINDTYGHQTGDKVLMELIHLAHQSMPEMALIGRYGGDEFCVVLPSTDEMTAKDILEAFRQTVEKNDFYTFKGEKIKVTISIGFTTYYAEQRCSIDEIIQKADIALYKAKQQGRNRVIFQDFDVE
- the pyrF gene encoding orotidine-5'-phosphate decarboxylase, which produces MIDPSRIIVALDFSKKEDALRIVDQLEGVINFYKVGLELFLSEGHEILKILKNKGKKIFLDLKFHDIPNTVYKAVQSVLQYEIDMLTVHALGGTEMMKKAALAVKEYSYKENIPPPKILAVTVLTSLDEKDLVEALSFPISRESLVKNLALKAKQVELDGVVSAVSSVKTIKQVCGQGFIVVTPGIRLKNSNFHDQKVVATAHEAFSEGADYIVIGRAITHSNFPQRMIVDMINS
- the dcd gene encoding dCTP deaminase, translated to MVRNDKWIKEMARKGMIEPFEEGLVREGVISYGVSSYGYDMRVADEFKIFTNINNTVVDPKNFDPKSFVEFKGDVCIIPPNSFALARSVEYFRIPRDVLVICIGKSTYARCGIIVNVTPLEPMWEGYLTIEISNTTPLPAKIYANEGIAQLIFLKAEEECEISYADRKGKYQAQQGIVLPKI
- a CDS encoding HepT-like ribonuclease domain-containing protein; the protein is MFSQNISEALSSMDRFRNLLIHRYKQIDFKKVYEFTKNLEVIGEFKKTVIKLLEAETENHERKTH
- a CDS encoding ATP-binding protein translates to MQEHPCPYGGYLRCDNPFCEHRYALSEVLHLCSDVLERISQGDPSQKIDLEFERYAVQRLINSINKVSEEVSAMISLTHELAIGICEHFDVLKRLYEGDFTATTSEDYQIEILRMLGHLINKQRDRFVEYINKIKEQYEEILQLYEQERTILSSIGVAIIVVEEDMTIEYTNSEFEALTGYKKEEIEGKMKWTEFFSEEMLDKMIEYHKLRRISPSLAPRQYESKLKDRNGKIKDVLLNVGMVPYTKKSIASIIDISERKKIQQQLIHSQKMESLGMLSGRVAHEFNNILTGIIVFAGLLYTKIEEPQLRNFVEKIIDAGERARDLAKKLLVFSRKEEFGEPQEVNLNKYLKDFSEFVKTIIGKDIEFKLNLPEEEIFYKIDPSYLEIILMNLVTNARDAMPEGGELSIGLKEISVDVEYSYTHPLVKPGNYIVICVSDTGIGMDEQTKQRIFEPFFTTKPKGKGTGLGLSTVFGLVRQYDGHIHVYSEPKKGTTFKIYLPVKERKMKHLIDKNALKGTETILVVDDDEHTRGFISSFLKEYGYSVYEAKKGDEALEIFEKHKEEIALSIVDLVMPGISGIEVMNQLKKIKPDAKVIIMSGHPVQLKDVITMEKTIFPEEILFRIRNILDKKE